One region of Halomicrobium urmianum genomic DNA includes:
- a CDS encoding DUF5789 family protein, translated as MADDKQGRDEQADDEKRRQRERMQGEARTRADEEEPMRVDAGEGLGDLDEALKSHDYPATTTELVEAYGDYELETQGGKKSLEDVLASTDDEIYDSAEDVHRRLLELIGR; from the coding sequence ATGGCAGATGATAAACAGGGCCGAGATGAGCAAGCGGATGACGAAAAACGTCGCCAGCGAGAGCGGATGCAAGGGGAGGCACGTACCCGCGCCGACGAAGAAGAGCCGATGCGTGTTGACGCTGGTGAGGGGCTTGGTGATCTTGATGAAGCGCTCAAATCGCACGACTATCCAGCTACGACAACTGAGTTGGTCGAGGCCTATGGCGATTATGAACTTGAAACGCAGGGCGGCAAGAAATCCCTGGAGGACGTACTCGCTTCAACTGATGACGAAATATATGACTCAGCCGAGGACGTTCACAGACGGCTACTGGAACTCATAGGCCGATAG
- a CDS encoding DUF389 domain-containing protein has translation MSPRVSLTEKCENKYEQVALDTPYLVLMSMSGVLAGVALLTNSIPILIGAMVIAPALTPLELVSAGIAANRLNRAGFGALVAFVGLLAATAGAIVTTVILNVTGVLPPAENLIEKPLLEERITAGWYSVVAAAAAGIAAGVTTDKERQDTLVGVVAALALVPAAAAGGITLLSRAPVKASGGLLLLVLNAGMVVITGTVTLWLGARGDRKADTSK, from the coding sequence ATGTCCCCTAGAGTCTCACTTACCGAAAAGTGCGAGAACAAGTACGAACAGGTCGCCCTTGATACCCCGTATCTTGTTTTGATGTCGATGTCCGGTGTGCTTGCTGGCGTGGCTCTCCTCACCAACTCGATTCCAATCCTCATCGGTGCGATGGTCATTGCCCCGGCATTGACGCCGTTGGAACTCGTTTCTGCTGGCATTGCTGCCAACCGGTTGAATCGAGCCGGATTCGGGGCCTTGGTCGCGTTCGTCGGTCTGTTGGCTGCGACTGCTGGGGCTATCGTGACGACGGTGATACTGAACGTGACAGGAGTTCTCCCACCTGCGGAGAACCTCATCGAGAAACCACTCCTTGAGGAGCGCATTACGGCCGGCTGGTACAGCGTCGTTGCTGCTGCCGCGGCGGGCATCGCGGCGGGGGTAACGACCGACAAAGAACGGCAAGACACGCTCGTCGGCGTCGTCGCTGCCCTCGCACTCGTTCCGGCCGCAGCTGCTGGGGGAATAACATTACTGTCACGAGCGCCTGTTAAGGCCAGTGGCGGCCTCCTCTTACTCGTCCTCAATGCAGGCATGGTCGTGATAACTGGGACGGTGACACTCTGGCTCGGAGCTCGTGGCGATCGGAAAGCGGACACAAGCAAATAG
- a CDS encoding transposase, which translates to MNRTNTFDIVPQSETTEEILVRVLDASASLWNQLTYDRRQQFFAGESVWECDGYYDEYVDVLSGATTQQIARVNDTAWRSFFELLDDPEYDPSPPGYWGNQNDGRELRTYIRNDSYTLQWNERSRLEIRIGMDLKDEYGFGTYERLRLPVRGRPKWRGDGGRLEILHDSVEETYRVHQSVTIDTVEESRSDGSEAAALDLGANVLVACTTTAGEQYLYSGHHPFEQFRETTNAIASAQAKLPNGRHTSQRIKRLALLKPSVADRSGVLNRGRVSRKRWSTACY; encoded by the coding sequence ATGAATCGAACGAATACGTTCGATATCGTTCCTCAATCTGAGACGACAGAAGAGATCCTTGTGCGAGTGCTGGATGCATCGGCAAGCCTCTGGAATCAACTCACCTACGACCGCCGACAGCAGTTCTTCGCCGGAGAGAGCGTCTGGGAGTGCGATGGCTATTACGACGAGTACGTCGACGTGCTAAGCGGAGCGACAACCCAACAGATCGCTCGCGTGAACGATACTGCGTGGCGATCCTTCTTCGAACTTCTCGACGATCCAGAGTACGATCCGAGTCCCCCTGGCTACTGGGGGAATCAAAATGATGGCCGAGAGCTCCGCACCTACATCCGCAACGATTCGTACACGCTACAATGGAACGAACGATCCCGACTGGAGATTCGCATTGGTATGGATCTCAAAGACGAGTACGGGTTCGGAACGTACGAACGACTTCGGTTGCCAGTTCGGGGCAGACCAAAGTGGCGTGGAGACGGTGGTCGACTCGAAATCTTGCACGACTCGGTCGAAGAGACGTACCGTGTGCATCAATCCGTAACCATCGACACCGTCGAAGAGAGCAGATCAGATGGCTCCGAGGCCGCTGCGCTTGATCTCGGTGCAAACGTGCTCGTTGCATGTACGACAACAGCCGGTGAGCAGTATCTCTACAGTGGCCACCACCCATTTGAGCAGTTTCGAGAGACGACTAACGCTATCGCCAGCGCTCAAGCGAAACTCCCTAATGGACGACACACGAGTCAACGAATCAAACGGCTGGCTCTGTTGAAACCCTCAGTAGCTGATAGGAGCGGTGTACTGAATAGAGGGCGCGTATCTCGCAAGAGATGGTCTACCGCTTGCTACTGA
- a CDS encoding CBS domain-containing protein gives MVRTVADVPSYELASVDSQDNLISAIEIMFENDYSQLGVERDGELIGMVSYRSISRVLSILRKLGADKNLPGRTVQIAIEDVEPVVEPTADLVVLFDLLAEDPYVLVDDPDQESLQILTNYDLLHYLRDSIEPFLLIEDIEIAIRTLLQEAFPDDIDTELQNFYQDKDIRTPEGLMDCSFGHYPQFMCQNWPQFESYFEENGDFVRRLINEVGDIRNQIFHFRTERHNPDVDEALLDFAHSYFTDRISRTPSL, from the coding sequence ATGGTTCGAACCGTGGCTGATGTCCCGAGCTACGAGCTTGCCTCGGTTGACTCTCAGGACAATCTGATTTCTGCGATTGAGATAATGTTCGAGAACGACTACTCTCAACTGGGCGTCGAACGTGACGGGGAACTGATCGGGATGGTGTCCTATCGATCAATCTCGCGGGTACTGTCGATATTGCGCAAGCTGGGAGCTGATAAGAATCTCCCTGGGCGAACGGTACAGATCGCTATCGAAGATGTCGAACCTGTGGTTGAGCCCACGGCAGATCTGGTCGTCCTCTTTGACTTGTTGGCCGAAGATCCGTATGTGCTGGTTGATGATCCCGATCAAGAGTCGCTGCAGATTCTCACGAACTACGATCTTCTTCATTATCTCCGGGACTCGATTGAACCCTTTCTATTGATTGAGGACATCGAGATCGCGATTAGGACGCTCCTCCAAGAAGCGTTCCCCGATGATATCGATACTGAACTGCAAAACTTCTACCAGGATAAGGATATCCGGACGCCAGAAGGGCTGATGGACTGTAGTTTCGGCCATTATCCACAGTTCATGTGTCAGAATTGGCCCCAGTTTGAGTCGTATTTTGAAGAGAACGGCGACTTCGTTCGTCGTCTAATCAATGAGGTGGGGGATATCCGCAATCAAATCTTCCATTTCCGAACTGAACGTCATAATCCGGATGTTGATGAGGCACTCTTGGATTTTGCTCATAGCTATTTCACAGACCGAATATCTCGAACTCCGTCGTTATAA
- a CDS encoding helix-turn-helix domain-containing protein yields the protein MIGARFRIRLPTDLYVTDLSRSFPDATFRLLSGVRTGDTASELGEAVTADPSAVASAFRAHDAIYEFEVLNQTDDRLLTTYETTDVDLYAFVEDVEFPPEFPIEVRDGHYEFDLTGTREEFDQFRETLEDIGAPYELLSKVGEERSDRLLTRRQEELLAAGLREGYFEVPRGCTLADLADTMDVDKSTASGVIRRAQARLVAWYLTGAGGRSALPEEHGR from the coding sequence GTGATTGGTGCGCGGTTCCGCATCCGTCTCCCAACGGACCTGTACGTCACCGATCTGTCGCGGTCATTTCCTGACGCGACCTTCCGTCTCCTGTCGGGCGTCCGCACCGGTGATACCGCGAGCGAACTCGGTGAGGCTGTCACCGCTGACCCCAGTGCCGTCGCGTCGGCGTTCCGAGCACACGACGCGATTTATGAGTTCGAGGTGTTGAACCAGACAGACGACCGGCTACTCACAACGTACGAGACGACCGATGTCGATCTGTACGCCTTCGTTGAGGACGTGGAGTTCCCACCCGAGTTCCCGATTGAAGTCCGAGACGGACACTACGAATTCGACCTCACTGGCACTCGTGAGGAGTTTGACCAGTTCCGGGAGACGCTGGAGGACATCGGGGCGCCCTACGAGCTCTTGTCGAAGGTGGGCGAGGAGCGCTCGGATCGCCTACTGACACGTCGGCAGGAGGAACTGCTTGCCGCTGGTCTCAGGGAGGGCTACTTCGAGGTGCCGCGTGGATGTACTCTGGCCGACCTCGCGGATACGATGGATGTCGATAAATCGACCGCAAGTGGCGTCATCCGTCGTGCACAGGCACGCCTGGTTGCGTGGTATCTCACCGGTGCGGGGGGACGATCCGCACTCCCCGAGGAACACGGCCGATAG
- a CDS encoding primase-associated protein: protein MSRDTPVDDEETAYRVAALPLEYGRTRINQLFTRGYNRYIVDGEDQPDDLLNDIERFGTAAFKEQVRDDAAEEPFVDEPGTLAVLATLSAICVKEHPKFEQSRPRNIQVLYDIRELYVNNLASLIRTDGGSSLQQDIADVLYSKDPGEDGPHPGQVCTGIKEMPEFGEGLYLEIPMAAASRKCLVRGGDGQSGTTDGGEILTRVKDNHLYVPVGDFDSKYREYAERAFQKLLHVQEAGLSEDQLTWLTTNESAITERIDRFLETGQHERVWRNWDRGERTIRVLQRALSDAPDDVAQRGEFHSAKELYRAVEAYEPEDSWETSVADGISSPSSLAKTLADHQSHSAVTIDRDGRVNTYRIGRGGHGAEQIEVTEIEDLFELPCMANMEDRLHEKKPVRKDLYNFARMVMWLPQYRNSSLDEIVADLKDVFSRWPWYDDQETEYQIRYEFSNTIDGDTPLPMNCDNDDLQRYCIGQDQCPYSIWGSLPFPDEMYEQVDDQSAGPSERF from the coding sequence ATGAGCCGGGATACCCCTGTCGACGACGAAGAGACTGCCTATCGGGTCGCGGCGCTCCCGCTGGAGTACGGGAGAACGCGTATCAACCAGCTGTTTACGCGTGGTTACAACCGATACATCGTCGACGGTGAGGACCAACCGGACGACCTCTTGAACGACATCGAACGGTTCGGGACAGCCGCGTTCAAAGAACAGGTTCGCGACGACGCCGCCGAGGAACCGTTCGTCGACGAGCCCGGGACGCTCGCTGTTCTCGCGACACTGAGTGCGATCTGCGTGAAAGAACATCCCAAGTTCGAACAGTCCCGGCCACGGAATATCCAGGTCCTCTACGACATTCGGGAGCTGTACGTCAACAACCTCGCGTCGCTCATTCGGACGGACGGCGGTAGCTCACTCCAGCAGGACATCGCCGACGTACTGTACAGCAAAGACCCCGGTGAGGATGGGCCGCATCCGGGGCAGGTTTGCACGGGTATCAAAGAGATGCCGGAGTTCGGAGAGGGGCTGTACCTCGAAATCCCGATGGCTGCGGCATCCCGGAAGTGTCTCGTCCGTGGGGGCGATGGTCAGTCGGGGACAACCGATGGTGGGGAAATCCTGACGCGAGTGAAAGACAACCACCTGTACGTCCCGGTGGGGGACTTCGACAGCAAGTATCGCGAGTACGCCGAACGGGCGTTCCAGAAACTCCTGCACGTCCAGGAGGCGGGGCTGTCAGAAGACCAGCTGACGTGGTTGACGACCAACGAGTCGGCGATCACGGAGCGGATCGACCGCTTCCTCGAGACTGGCCAGCACGAGCGTGTCTGGCGGAACTGGGACCGTGGCGAACGAACCATCCGTGTACTTCAACGCGCACTCAGTGATGCTCCCGACGATGTCGCCCAACGAGGTGAATTCCACTCAGCAAAAGAACTCTACCGAGCAGTCGAAGCGTACGAGCCCGAGGACAGCTGGGAAACGTCTGTTGCGGACGGGATATCGAGTCCAAGCAGTCTCGCGAAGACGCTCGCCGACCACCAGTCGCATTCCGCCGTCACGATCGACCGCGACGGGCGAGTCAACACGTACCGTATCGGACGGGGCGGACACGGGGCGGAACAGATCGAGGTAACGGAGATCGAGGACCTCTTCGAACTCCCCTGTATGGCCAATATGGAAGACCGGTTGCACGAGAAGAAGCCAGTTCGGAAGGACCTCTACAACTTTGCGCGGATGGTAATGTGGCTGCCGCAGTATCGGAACAGTAGTCTCGACGAGATCGTTGCGGACCTCAAGGACGTCTTCTCCCGGTGGCCGTGGTACGACGACCAGGAGACTGAGTACCAAATCCGCTACGAATTCTCGAACACGATAGACGGGGACACCCCGCTTCCGATGAACTGCGATAACGACGATCTACAACGTTACTGCATCGGCCAGGACCAGTGCCCCTACTCGATCTGGGGAAGCCTTCCGTTCCCGGACGAGATGTATGAGCAAGTCGACGATCAATCTGCTGGTCCCTCTGAGCGGTTCTGA
- a CDS encoding DNA primase yields MTWRQATREEIYDYYAEEFPTYVDDLPQFITADGPKQYAIAFREPHPVRNDGVPDRDFIRRDTWQTDASGERTTSEFSDFEDVLEFIRHPARNDPLGRSKYALADPDLLEKPSPRPDAVYYALDHWKRPWVLLVDIDAKEIARERATTQVSEDIDDQDDDAQLDAAGILDAPPAGYPYAFEDIDRAIEYGFEVRDIFEADFDAEETMVVYSGQGVHVYLLDTDPAHRYDEQSREVLNDLLLETYDIPIDPVVTADRRRVARLPYSLHADVCSIVQPIESPHFDVRSATPEVIDE; encoded by the coding sequence ATGACGTGGCGGCAGGCGACCCGCGAAGAGATCTACGACTATTACGCCGAGGAGTTCCCCACCTACGTCGATGACCTCCCCCAGTTCATCACGGCCGACGGGCCGAAGCAGTACGCAATCGCCTTCCGAGAGCCCCACCCGGTTCGGAATGACGGCGTCCCTGACAGGGACTTCATTCGCCGGGACACGTGGCAGACCGATGCATCGGGAGAGCGGACGACATCCGAGTTCAGCGATTTCGAGGACGTCCTAGAGTTCATTCGACACCCTGCCCGGAACGATCCTCTCGGTCGGAGCAAGTACGCACTCGCCGATCCGGATCTACTGGAGAAGCCAAGTCCACGCCCTGACGCCGTCTACTACGCGCTGGATCACTGGAAGCGTCCCTGGGTACTCCTGGTCGACATCGACGCGAAAGAGATTGCCCGAGAGCGGGCAACGACACAGGTCTCAGAGGACATCGACGACCAGGACGACGACGCACAACTCGACGCCGCGGGGATCCTCGATGCCCCTCCGGCAGGGTATCCGTATGCGTTCGAGGACATCGACCGAGCTATCGAGTACGGGTTCGAGGTGCGGGATATCTTCGAGGCCGACTTCGACGCCGAGGAGACGATGGTCGTGTACAGCGGACAGGGGGTCCACGTCTACCTCCTGGATACAGACCCCGCACATCGATATGACGAACAGAGTCGCGAAGTGCTGAATGATCTTCTTCTGGAAACCTACGACATCCCAATCGACCCGGTCGTAACCGCCGACCGCCGTCGCGTCGCCCGCCTGCCCTACTCGCTCCACGCTGACGTCTGCAGCATTGTCCAGCCGATCGAGAGTCCACACTTCGACGTCCGGTCAGCGACGCCCGAGGTGATCGACGAATGA
- a CDS encoding ATP-binding protein, whose amino-acid sequence MPEYLRVTPTSEQIEPASLPRILDSLHKLTMPGSSGLGAKLNPLHSDTPPRFEFLVLGEGADEPVEFFYGADAHLNTIEKRLRLIYPSTFDVERVELDVASRLVQPIELTREEFVDHYEAGRLQYEFGPDERQDLVDDESDEFETAEPNPLADGGAVSASTPDHHVVTSDCVLELGPPDAIPTTDPLTTVDKPTMTTEGTILARPALDTVSPLGVRWCGSAARKQDWMTSLTPFTDGDTDGDLPSVDQPGEALASLVDHLIEATAPIAFQVVFQRRASWQSDAAVRKEDLADGRDTFFQELVGSVLAVDEQRSDPDERQPSESVAKRIEYIDAKNAKRSFTANIRAIGVPTDDTQDDLDARMDSLIPAFDPLDGPFYEVEGKRLRDSGFRETTKTKNARAALQRLLDREVTTGRGKTRPELVLSGPELANFVLVPSSEQLTVEGTRGTRAERQSRNPLPRPNPDLLQQFQNGMAVGYALDENGDSQPDPVRIPPDLLTTHYGRFASTGSGKSKAIINDALSLRDTTGGPVVIVDPKGDGMCENYLRCHYDRFGSLDDVYQFRVPEALPAFSFFDIRPALDAGRSREDAIQDKVDHFHDILRMIMGREKYDQAFVANEILSYLIKALFDAEYGSDAFGLDDLFEAALQMQHDQSIPPVSADNRNVEQSLTRHFVKDDRQFQVSMDAVGNRLDKLREDAHLRRIFSHVPEQNDAGEYVDNRFDFREFLDDDATVLFDLGDLRPEAQRAVTLLLLSNLWDAVQVRRRDGQADYDKLTNLIIEEAAPVASTKLVSEQLLPQGRSFGLSMGLVMQFPEQVRNRSERAYDEVLNNIKTKLIGNISIERALAESLAHEELSPTELRNRINTLPSGEWIAQLPSPSFGETGPAPFSLKPLPIAPGHPESDQPLSEPQEDHFETVARPQMVQRTQTQYALAETARASHSPDETGWGSSGSDTPVPSDADSDSDLTESSFIGRATAETTSTSDNDGDTAESAPGDNARDETSPFFGGLATDDETEDDETGPEDEASEDEKAPQDRPENGSSPVRESDVPVPDDELRNRGLSRDDVRFLSRVLDVMNREATEYTLLDSMRSLQDEFEDLDIQRLTDKDILEEATVCRRKYYTVLPAGRELLGKKLAVGPGKGDVGEKTPHKVGVRLLELWLQQQDEVTRVEPYYEHEEDTVFDVAGFDTDDNLVWVGEAELPSNNSQAPVDDYDKLSAVDADAIWAFNNRETAVEVLDRLADADRIEQSVSGRAARSFSSIRDAVEDFDAAGLTTVRSFKNLDTEVSS is encoded by the coding sequence ATGCCTGAATATCTCCGCGTGACGCCGACGTCAGAACAGATCGAACCGGCGAGCCTCCCCAGAATCCTCGATAGTCTCCACAAACTGACCATGCCCGGATCCTCGGGACTCGGAGCGAAGCTGAATCCGCTCCACAGTGATACGCCACCCCGCTTCGAGTTCCTCGTCTTGGGCGAGGGCGCTGACGAGCCAGTGGAGTTCTTCTATGGGGCTGATGCACACCTGAACACGATCGAGAAGCGATTGCGCTTGATCTACCCGTCGACGTTCGACGTCGAACGCGTCGAGCTAGACGTCGCATCGCGACTTGTCCAGCCGATCGAGCTCACACGAGAGGAATTCGTCGACCACTACGAGGCCGGGCGGCTCCAGTACGAGTTCGGCCCGGACGAGCGCCAGGATCTCGTCGACGATGAGTCGGACGAGTTTGAGACTGCCGAACCGAATCCGCTTGCTGACGGCGGTGCGGTATCAGCGTCGACTCCGGACCACCACGTGGTCACTAGTGACTGTGTTCTCGAACTGGGTCCACCGGATGCGATTCCGACCACCGATCCGCTGACCACCGTCGACAAGCCGACGATGACCACCGAAGGGACGATTCTCGCACGTCCGGCGCTCGACACGGTTTCCCCGCTCGGTGTCCGATGGTGCGGATCAGCCGCGCGGAAGCAGGACTGGATGACATCGCTGACGCCGTTCACGGACGGGGATACAGACGGCGATCTCCCCTCGGTCGATCAACCCGGTGAAGCGCTGGCGTCGCTCGTCGATCACCTGATCGAGGCGACAGCCCCGATCGCGTTCCAGGTCGTCTTCCAGCGGCGGGCTAGCTGGCAGTCCGATGCAGCAGTGCGGAAAGAGGACCTCGCCGACGGACGAGACACGTTCTTCCAGGAGCTGGTCGGCTCGGTACTTGCGGTCGACGAGCAACGGAGCGACCCGGACGAACGACAGCCCAGTGAGTCCGTCGCAAAACGGATCGAGTACATCGACGCGAAGAACGCCAAGCGGTCGTTCACCGCCAATATCAGAGCGATCGGTGTTCCCACCGACGACACGCAGGACGATCTCGATGCCCGAATGGACTCGCTGATCCCGGCGTTCGACCCGCTTGACGGGCCGTTCTACGAGGTCGAGGGGAAACGGCTCCGTGACAGTGGCTTCCGAGAAACAACGAAGACGAAGAACGCACGGGCTGCTTTGCAGCGCCTACTCGACCGCGAGGTAACGACCGGACGCGGGAAGACGCGACCCGAACTGGTCCTCAGTGGGCCGGAACTCGCGAACTTCGTACTGGTCCCCTCCTCCGAGCAGCTGACGGTCGAAGGGACGCGGGGCACCCGTGCCGAACGACAGAGCCGGAATCCACTGCCCCGCCCCAATCCGGACCTGCTGCAGCAATTCCAGAACGGGATGGCCGTCGGCTACGCGCTTGACGAGAACGGTGACTCCCAGCCAGACCCGGTTCGTATCCCGCCGGACCTGTTGACGACACACTACGGCCGCTTCGCGTCGACGGGTAGCGGGAAATCGAAGGCGATCATCAACGACGCCCTCTCCCTGCGAGACACGACCGGCGGACCCGTCGTTATCGTCGACCCGAAAGGCGATGGGATGTGCGAGAACTATCTACGGTGTCACTACGATCGGTTCGGGAGTCTGGACGACGTCTATCAGTTCCGCGTCCCGGAGGCCCTGCCTGCGTTCTCCTTCTTCGACATCCGACCGGCACTGGACGCCGGGCGAAGTCGCGAGGACGCGATCCAGGACAAGGTCGACCATTTCCACGACATCCTGCGGATGATCATGGGCCGGGAGAAGTACGACCAGGCGTTCGTCGCCAACGAGATCCTCAGCTATCTCATCAAGGCACTGTTCGATGCGGAGTACGGGAGCGACGCCTTCGGGCTGGACGATCTCTTCGAGGCCGCTCTCCAGATGCAGCATGATCAGTCGATTCCGCCTGTTTCGGCCGACAATCGGAACGTCGAGCAATCACTCACGCGGCACTTCGTGAAGGACGACCGCCAGTTCCAGGTCTCGATGGACGCCGTCGGAAACCGGCTCGACAAACTCAGGGAAGACGCTCACCTCCGGCGGATTTTCAGCCACGTTCCCGAGCAAAATGACGCCGGGGAGTACGTGGACAATCGGTTCGACTTCCGCGAGTTCCTCGACGACGACGCGACTGTTCTGTTCGACCTCGGGGACCTTCGCCCGGAGGCCCAGCGAGCAGTCACACTCCTGCTATTGAGCAATCTCTGGGACGCTGTCCAGGTGCGTCGGCGCGACGGGCAGGCCGACTATGACAAGCTTACCAATCTCATCATAGAGGAAGCCGCCCCCGTCGCCTCCACGAAGCTCGTCTCCGAGCAGCTGCTTCCCCAGGGACGGTCGTTCGGCCTGAGCATGGGCCTGGTGATGCAGTTCCCCGAACAGGTGCGCAATCGGAGCGAACGAGCCTACGACGAAGTCCTCAACAACATCAAAACGAAGCTCATCGGGAACATCTCGATCGAACGGGCTCTCGCTGAATCGCTGGCACACGAGGAGCTAAGTCCAACTGAGCTCAGAAACCGGATCAATACCCTTCCAAGCGGCGAGTGGATCGCACAACTGCCGAGCCCGTCGTTCGGGGAGACCGGCCCTGCGCCGTTTTCCCTGAAGCCGCTCCCGATTGCGCCAGGGCATCCGGAAAGCGACCAGCCGCTCTCTGAGCCACAGGAAGACCATTTCGAGACTGTGGCCCGGCCACAGATGGTACAGCGGACTCAGACGCAGTACGCGCTCGCAGAGACGGCCAGAGCGAGCCACAGTCCCGACGAAACTGGATGGGGAAGTTCGGGAAGCGATACTCCGGTCCCATCAGACGCCGATTCTGATAGTGATCTAACGGAATCCTCGTTCATCGGGCGAGCAACGGCCGAGACAACTTCCACGTCGGACAACGACGGTGACACTGCCGAGAGCGCGCCGGGAGATAATGCTCGGGACGAGACTAGCCCGTTCTTCGGCGGTCTGGCTACAGACGACGAAACAGAGGACGACGAAACGGGACCGGAAGACGAAGCGTCGGAAGACGAGAAAGCGCCTCAAGATCGACCCGAGAACGGCTCGTCGCCGGTTCGAGAAAGCGACGTACCCGTCCCCGATGACGAGCTCCGCAACCGTGGACTCAGTCGCGACGACGTTCGCTTCCTGAGCCGCGTCCTCGATGTGATGAACCGGGAGGCCACCGAGTATACGCTCCTCGACTCGATGCGGTCGCTTCAGGACGAGTTCGAGGACCTCGATATTCAGCGACTCACCGACAAGGACATCCTCGAAGAGGCAACCGTCTGCCGGCGCAAATACTACACTGTCCTCCCCGCCGGTCGGGAACTCCTCGGGAAGAAACTCGCAGTGGGTCCCGGAAAGGGAGATGTCGGCGAGAAAACGCCACACAAAGTCGGCGTCAGGCTCCTCGAACTGTGGCTCCAGCAGCAAGACGAGGTCACTCGGGTCGAACCCTACTACGAACACGAGGAAGACACCGTATTCGACGTGGCTGGGTTCGACACAGATGATAATCTCGTGTGGGTCGGTGAAGCGGAGCTCCCGAGCAACAACAGCCAGGCACCCGTCGACGACTACGATAAGCTCAGCGCCGTTGACGCCGACGCAATCTGGGCGTTCAACAATCGCGAGACGGCGGTCGAGGTGCTTGATCGGCTCGCCGATGCGGACCGGATCGAACAGAGCGTCAGTGGTCGGGCAGCACGGTCGTTCTCCTCTATTCGAGACGCCGTGGAGGACTTCGATGCCGCGGGTCTGACCACAGTTCGGAGCTTCAAAAATCTCGACACGGAGGTCAGCTCATGA